In Vibrio bathopelagicus, the following are encoded in one genomic region:
- the accD gene encoding acetyl-CoA carboxylase, carboxyltransferase subunit beta — MSWLEKILEKSNIVTSRKASIPEGVWTKCTSCEQVLYHAELERNLEVCPKCDHHMRMKARRRLDTFLDKGERVELGADLEPQDKLKFKDSKRYKDRISTAQKNSGETDALVAMKGELLGLPIVACAFEFSFMGGSMGSVVGARFVKAVDAAIENNCGLVCFSASGGARMQEALMSLMQMAKTSAALERLSAKGLPFVSVMTDPTMGGVSASLAMLGDINIGEPKALIGFAGRRVIEQTVREDLPEGFQRSEFLLDHGAIDMIVDRREMRQRVASLVAKMTNQPSPLVVSVNDSPNEATYEVPEAPEKG; from the coding sequence ATGAGTTGGCTTGAAAAGATTTTAGAAAAAAGCAACATCGTTACATCTCGTAAAGCGTCTATCCCTGAGGGTGTTTGGACTAAATGTACTTCTTGTGAGCAGGTTCTCTACCATGCTGAACTTGAGCGTAACCTAGAAGTATGTCCAAAATGTGACCATCACATGCGCATGAAAGCTCGTCGTCGTCTGGATACCTTCCTAGACAAAGGTGAGCGTGTCGAACTAGGTGCTGATCTTGAGCCACAAGACAAACTGAAGTTTAAAGACTCTAAGCGTTACAAAGACCGTATCTCTACTGCTCAGAAGAACAGTGGTGAAACAGATGCATTAGTTGCAATGAAAGGTGAACTGCTTGGTTTACCTATCGTAGCGTGTGCTTTTGAATTCTCATTCATGGGCGGCTCAATGGGTTCTGTTGTTGGTGCTCGTTTTGTGAAAGCAGTAGACGCTGCTATTGAAAACAACTGCGGCTTAGTTTGTTTCTCTGCAAGTGGTGGTGCACGTATGCAAGAGGCGCTTATGTCTCTAATGCAAATGGCGAAAACCAGTGCTGCGCTAGAACGTTTATCTGCGAAAGGTCTACCGTTTGTTTCAGTCATGACTGATCCAACAATGGGTGGTGTTTCTGCAAGTTTGGCAATGCTTGGTGATATCAACATTGGTGAGCCAAAAGCACTGATCGGTTTCGCTGGACGTCGTGTAATCGAACAAACTGTACGTGAAGACCTTCCTGAAGGTTTCCAGCGTAGTGAGTTCCTACTTGACCACGGTGCTATCGACATGATCGTTGACCGTCGTGAGATGCGTCAGCGCGTTGCAAGCCTTGTTGCTAAAATGACCAACCAGCCTTCGCCATTAGTAGTTTCTGTGAACGATTCACCGAATGAAGCTACTTATGAAGTACCAGAAGCGCCAGAAAAAGGGTAA
- a CDS encoding aspartate-semialdehyde dehydrogenase, translating to MSQEFNIAILGATGAVGETILEVLKERKFPVGEMHLLASERSEGKTSRFNGKTIQVQNVEDFDWSQVHIAFFSAGSELSERWAPIAADEGVVVIDNTSRFRYEYDVPLVVPEVNPEAIAEFRNRNIIANPNCSTIQMVVALKPIHDEVGLERINVSTYQSVSGAGKPGIDELAGQTAKLLNGMPADKSAFSQQIAFNCIPQIDEFTENGYTREEMKMVWETQKIFADSSITVNPTCVRVPVFYGHAESLHVETRAPIAAEQVIQLLENTEGVEVFQALDFPTQVRDAGGKDHVMVGRIRNDISHHSGVNMWVVADNVRKGAATNAVQIAEVLIRDYF from the coding sequence ATGAGCCAAGAATTTAATATTGCTATTTTAGGTGCGACTGGTGCGGTTGGTGAAACCATTCTTGAAGTACTTAAAGAGCGTAAATTCCCTGTCGGTGAAATGCACTTACTAGCAAGTGAACGTAGTGAAGGCAAAACTTCCCGTTTTAACGGCAAAACAATACAAGTACAAAACGTAGAAGACTTCGATTGGTCTCAAGTACATATTGCGTTTTTCTCTGCAGGTAGCGAGCTTTCAGAACGTTGGGCTCCAATCGCGGCTGACGAAGGTGTGGTTGTTATCGATAACACATCACGTTTCCGTTATGAATACGATGTTCCTCTGGTTGTGCCAGAAGTGAACCCAGAAGCAATTGCTGAGTTCCGTAACCGCAACATCATCGCAAACCCTAACTGTTCTACTATCCAGATGGTAGTAGCACTTAAGCCAATTCACGATGAAGTGGGTCTTGAGCGTATTAACGTTTCAACTTACCAATCTGTGTCTGGTGCAGGTAAGCCGGGTATCGATGAGCTAGCAGGTCAAACGGCTAAGCTTCTTAACGGCATGCCAGCTGACAAGTCAGCATTCTCACAACAGATCGCGTTCAACTGTATTCCTCAAATCGATGAATTTACAGAGAACGGTTACACACGTGAAGAAATGAAGATGGTTTGGGAAACTCAAAAGATCTTTGCTGACTCTTCAATCACGGTGAACCCGACTTGTGTTCGTGTTCCTGTGTTCTACGGTCATGCTGAATCTCTACACGTTGAAACTCGCGCGCCAATCGCTGCAGAGCAAGTTATTCAGCTTCTAGAGAACACGGAAGGCGTTGAAGTTTTCCAAGCTTTAGACTTCCCAACTCAGGTTCGTGATGCTGGTGGTAAAGACCACGTAATGGTTGGTCGTATTCGTAACGACATCAGCCATCACAGCGGTGTCAACATGTGGGTAGTAGCTGATAACGTACGCAAAGGCGCAGCAACCAACGCAGTTCAAATCGCTGAAGTTTTGATTCGCGATTACTTCTAA
- the fabB gene encoding beta-ketoacyl-ACP synthase I, producing MKRVVITGMGIVSSIGNNVEEVLASLKEGKSGITASEQFKENGLRSQVWGNLKMNPADHIDRKKMRFMGDAAAFAYLSMEQAITDSGLTEDQVSNDRTGIVAGSGGASSLNQVNAVDIIREKGVKRVGPYMVPRTMASTVSACLATPFKIRGVNYSMSSACATSAHCIGHAMELIQLGKQDVVFAGGGEELDWSLTMMFDAMGALSTKYNDTPELASRTYDADRDGFVISGGGGMLVIEELEHAVARGAKIYGEIVGYGATSDGYDMVAPSGEGAVRCMKMAMQNVDGVDYVNTHGTSTPVGDVKELGAIQEVFGGNSPAISATKAMTGHALGAAGVHEAIYSTLMLDNGFIAPSINVANLDEAGAGLDIVTEAREQELTTVMSNSFGFGGTNATLVIKKYQG from the coding sequence ATGAAACGAGTCGTAATCACCGGTATGGGTATTGTTTCAAGTATCGGTAACAACGTCGAAGAAGTTTTAGCATCACTGAAAGAGGGTAAATCAGGTATTACCGCTTCAGAGCAGTTCAAGGAAAATGGCTTGCGCTCTCAAGTTTGGGGTAACCTGAAAATGAACCCTGCTGACCATATCGATCGCAAAAAAATGCGCTTTATGGGTGATGCAGCGGCATTCGCATATCTTTCAATGGAGCAAGCAATTACTGACTCTGGTTTAACAGAAGATCAAGTATCTAATGACCGCACAGGTATCGTTGCGGGTTCAGGTGGTGCTTCATCTCTAAACCAAGTTAACGCTGTAGACATTATCCGTGAAAAAGGCGTTAAGCGCGTTGGCCCATACATGGTTCCACGTACAATGGCTTCTACGGTTTCTGCTTGTCTTGCTACACCATTCAAAATCCGTGGCGTGAACTACTCTATGAGTTCTGCATGTGCGACATCTGCACACTGTATTGGTCACGCAATGGAGCTTATCCAACTGGGTAAACAAGACGTTGTATTCGCTGGTGGCGGTGAAGAACTGGATTGGTCTCTGACTATGATGTTCGACGCAATGGGCGCACTTTCTACTAAGTACAACGACACTCCAGAACTTGCTTCTCGTACCTACGATGCGGACCGTGATGGTTTCGTTATCTCTGGTGGCGGCGGCATGTTAGTTATCGAAGAACTTGAGCACGCAGTTGCTCGTGGCGCAAAAATTTACGGTGAGATCGTAGGTTACGGCGCAACTTCAGATGGCTACGACATGGTTGCTCCTTCTGGTGAAGGCGCGGTTCGTTGTATGAAGATGGCAATGCAAAACGTTGATGGCGTTGACTACGTGAACACTCACGGTACTTCAACTCCTGTTGGTGACGTTAAAGAACTTGGCGCAATCCAAGAAGTCTTTGGCGGCAACAGCCCAGCAATCTCAGCAACTAAAGCGATGACAGGTCACGCTCTAGGTGCAGCTGGTGTACACGAAGCAATTTACTCAACACTAATGCTTGATAATGGCTTTATCGCACCAAGCATTAACGTTGCAAACCTAGACGAAGCAGGCGCAGGCCTAGACATCGTAACTGAAGCTCGTGAACAAGAGCTAACGACAGTTATGTCTAACAGCTTTGGTTTCGGTGGTACGAACGCAACGCTAGTAATCAAAAAATACCAAGGCTAA
- the truA gene encoding tRNA pseudouridine(38-40) synthase TruA: MKIALGIEYNGTHYFGWQRQRDVKSVQEELEKALSVVANHPVEVMCAGRTDAGVHGTGQVVHFETNVDRKMVAWTMGANANMPKDIAVRWATEVNEDFHARFSATARRYRYIIFNHALRPGILNSGVSHYHGHLDEKKMHEAGQYLLGENDFTSFRATHCQSRSPWRNMIHLNVTRHGHYIVIDIKANAFVHHMVRNITGSLIAVGKGEQKPEWIQWLLEAKDRKVAGATAKAEGLYLVDVDYPEHFELPREPIGPLFLPDNLN, from the coding sequence ATGAAAATTGCTTTAGGTATTGAATATAACGGTACCCACTACTTTGGTTGGCAGCGCCAACGAGACGTGAAAAGTGTCCAAGAAGAATTGGAAAAGGCTCTTTCTGTTGTCGCGAATCACCCTGTAGAAGTTATGTGCGCAGGCCGAACGGATGCCGGTGTTCACGGTACGGGACAAGTCGTTCACTTTGAAACTAATGTCGATCGTAAGATGGTGGCGTGGACAATGGGCGCTAATGCCAACATGCCGAAAGATATTGCAGTTCGTTGGGCGACAGAAGTGAATGAAGATTTTCATGCTCGCTTTTCTGCTACCGCTCGTCGTTACCGCTACATTATTTTTAACCATGCACTGCGCCCAGGTATTCTTAATTCAGGAGTGAGCCATTACCACGGTCACCTTGATGAGAAAAAAATGCATGAAGCGGGTCAGTACTTGTTAGGCGAGAACGACTTCACTTCATTCAGAGCGACACATTGTCAATCTCGTAGCCCATGGCGAAATATGATTCACTTAAATGTGACTCGTCACGGACACTACATAGTGATCGATATTAAAGCGAATGCGTTTGTTCACCATATGGTAAGGAATATTACTGGCAGCTTAATTGCGGTAGGTAAAGGTGAGCAGAAACCGGAGTGGATCCAGTGGCTTTTAGAGGCTAAAGATCGAAAAGTAGCAGGCGCAACCGCAAAAGCGGAAGGTTTGTATCTGGTTGATGTTGATTATCCTGAACATTTCGAGCTACCACGAGAGCCAATTGGCCCTCTATTTTTACCGGATAATTTGAACTAA
- a CDS encoding 4-phosphoerythronate dehydrogenase, which yields MKILIDENMPYAEALFSQLGEVTMKSGRTLTADDLVDVDALMIRSVTKVNEALISKANKLKFVGTATAGMDHVDQELMKERGIFFTAAPGCNKVGVAEYAFSAMMVLAQQQGFSVFDKTVGIVGAGQVGSYLAKCLEGIGIKVLLNDPLKQQEGDTREFTDLETLLEQSDVITLHTPITKTGEFPTHHMINEKVLNNFRAEQILINAARGPVVDNQALKARLQKADGFTAVLDVFEFEPEVDMELLPLLAFATPHVAGYGLEGKARGTTMIFNSYCEFLGTEQRAYASDLLPTAPVPQMKLDRAWDEATLHNLTQLIYDVRKDDALFRRNISTPGSFDKMRKEYWDRREYSAVELTGDESCNLTPLSKLGFMVKPTL from the coding sequence ATGAAAATCTTAATCGATGAAAATATGCCTTATGCTGAAGCGCTTTTTAGCCAGCTAGGTGAAGTGACAATGAAGTCCGGTCGAACGCTAACCGCTGACGATCTTGTTGACGTAGATGCTCTGATGATTCGCTCGGTGACTAAGGTCAATGAAGCGCTGATCAGCAAAGCGAACAAGCTTAAGTTTGTTGGAACCGCAACGGCTGGTATGGATCACGTTGACCAAGAATTGATGAAAGAGCGTGGTATTTTCTTCACCGCAGCGCCTGGCTGTAACAAGGTGGGTGTGGCTGAGTATGCGTTCAGTGCGATGATGGTGCTGGCTCAGCAACAAGGCTTTTCTGTTTTTGATAAAACAGTAGGTATTGTTGGTGCTGGTCAAGTGGGTAGTTACTTAGCAAAGTGCCTTGAAGGTATTGGTATTAAAGTACTGCTGAACGATCCTCTAAAACAACAAGAGGGTGATACTCGTGAGTTCACCGACCTTGAAACGTTGTTAGAACAATCTGACGTAATTACTTTGCATACGCCTATCACCAAGACGGGTGAATTTCCAACGCACCACATGATTAACGAAAAAGTGCTGAACAACTTTCGTGCTGAACAAATCCTGATTAATGCCGCTCGTGGTCCTGTAGTCGATAACCAAGCGCTAAAAGCTCGTTTGCAAAAAGCTGATGGTTTTACTGCGGTTCTGGATGTGTTTGAGTTTGAACCTGAAGTTGACATGGAATTGCTTCCTCTGCTTGCTTTCGCAACGCCTCACGTAGCGGGCTACGGTTTAGAGGGCAAAGCGCGCGGAACTACGATGATCTTCAACAGCTACTGTGAGTTCTTAGGTACTGAACAACGTGCTTATGCAAGCGATCTTCTGCCGACGGCACCTGTGCCTCAAATGAAATTAGATAGAGCTTGGGATGAAGCAACACTGCACAATTTGACTCAGTTGATCTATGATGTGCGCAAAGACGACGCCTTATTCCGTCGCAATATCTCTACGCCGGGTTCTTTTGACAAGATGCGTAAAGAATATTGGGACCGCAGAGAGTACAGTGCAGTCGAGTTAACGGGCGATGAATCTTGTAATTTAACGCCGTTATCTAAACTCGGTTTTATGGTAAAGCCAACTTTATAA
- a CDS encoding FimV/HubP family polar landmark protein — protein MFQIFKPWLMPFAFIIATQISVVRADSIRVVGPNGQIQSAPTFSEPLQRAQSNSAEPSRFYGPTRGSETLWSIASKLRPDSSVSVQQTLLAIYRLNPQAFENQNIHSLLPASNLRVPSLEQTRASSTQQAINIMNSHLAKLDKPTTKTVAAKPKNTQAPSRTDVTPKNTQSTAKVSEPKVVDKSIIDNKEIVSNKPLTGAKEMNHLEKQLELSETELLSLEEKNHQLRLMLSNVQSEVDGLKTELSDEDRIRSEVEKLLAEEKRKNAEIEKMAPSAMDQLLSNGWLVAALAIIPGLLLGLIIVMLLGRRSKNDEQQQTTQEQPIQPQPSSVAPITLGDEMDDLDNELSLDDELFGTEDDANKLFDDEALAQEDDIFAGLDDADLDFNLDGEDDDPFASIGENGDLDTNFDDLDLDSSNGISVNGEEKALGLEEMERALDETVESALDSDEGDFDLSDDNPMSADDIEALLAQESATEDLGSNELDQSLLDDLFALDDEDDDSFDIDALISEEQNDATPAIGTSATDDFDIDALISEQQGSSASTDLSTDDFDIDALISEQQNPEPAAPTANDDIDDIFAQVAAQNEQGNDPFSLDNDDEISSSLNSGLASDDDIENILAQFDQPLENEDESALSDQPQSAPATEQPSLDIPNLDLLDEQLEGDDVDLSNFTDLLDEMLDSESDKESEDEPLGFDALSELEELSGLSTDDELNISEDSTETLDELISDSDDDFELDAENTDLLDDFLDSELSDNSLSTDEADAPKAESLDPFDDLLTSGIEDELESEEQAFDKELDAALDFGKANDDLDSDAELTQLTSEPLEVEPEQVTDISETSQLEQANEESLESELTQDSADVKPEKDEDFNRDDFIDDLFGVAPATDALLDDSLETTDEALIDELMSSDSDALASVEEPASSSEDLVLEDEFDSSSESTQASADEAIPSAEVMSPDESDELDIDSLLSENSMSDVEMPSDEALEPASSVQNEVSPPSLNDISEEDEETVEDWLAEAIDDVESPANIDSDFDFEPKIQGSDQLDDVVESLPEPEPEPEPEPEPEPEPEPEPEPEPEPEPEPEPEPVRAAHMPEIIPNEFGVPEDDDWLIEDDTVQQETLAQADEVTEEPVVPTVESLLDAEPQLDHEPQVETAPQSEVAEQIETVEQEGEEGFSFDDFELPEFNEEDALAEVDAEVTPEPVAPAVESLLDAEPQLDHEPQVEAAPQAEVAEQVEEVGQEGEFSFDDFELPEFNEEDALAEADTQAALEPVTTSVDSPDSLEPEVSALAPEASAVTQDIKADEPTVESEEFSFDDFELPEFGEDDALAEVVSEPDEAQLEQDLSDGTEKFEFDDLDLPEYDEESAKADSVLDDIEQSSAEPVAEDQGVELDVLDLPEYGEDEAISDAFAEKPTPLTSFSPQGEEQDALHDLFSNPQSFSHADDLSDTNGFSDADVFADTEEPELATFGQPDELPSSAPELNSGPAESNSVPTTMQDEPLEGFDDFDETALAELLSEDVQDSVDNMFDKPLDATSIDSAGLDIDAMLEVGGEDWKGFNLAPEQQSSMHNDVPDDQQEIWASAEQQVEPKIKEENWAQQDNLTESGNSRDKQYMTIDELMAQVEQEGEDAINPDDEELKLDVGLNEFPDVIGDIGNYDVDSNAEAAGKLDLAKIYIEMSDSQGAIKLLEEAIVDGSDDIRREAKNLIDTINGR, from the coding sequence ATGTTTCAAATTTTCAAGCCGTGGTTAATGCCTTTTGCCTTTATCATTGCGACTCAGATTTCCGTTGTTCGTGCAGATTCCATTCGAGTTGTAGGGCCTAATGGTCAGATACAATCAGCGCCTACGTTTTCAGAACCTCTTCAAAGAGCGCAATCGAATAGCGCTGAGCCTTCTCGTTTCTATGGTCCAACTCGTGGCTCAGAAACGCTATGGTCTATTGCTTCAAAGTTACGCCCGGATAGTTCCGTTTCAGTCCAGCAAACCCTGTTGGCAATTTATCGCTTAAATCCACAAGCGTTTGAAAACCAGAATATCCATAGCCTGCTGCCTGCCAGCAACTTACGTGTGCCTTCTTTAGAACAAACTCGCGCAAGTTCAACGCAGCAAGCCATCAATATTATGAACTCGCATCTCGCGAAGCTTGATAAGCCAACAACAAAAACGGTTGCCGCCAAACCAAAAAACACCCAAGCACCAAGTCGAACGGACGTAACGCCTAAAAATACACAATCCACAGCCAAGGTTAGCGAACCTAAGGTTGTCGATAAATCGATAATTGATAATAAAGAGATCGTTAGTAACAAGCCGCTAACGGGTGCCAAGGAAATGAACCACCTTGAGAAACAGTTAGAGCTTTCTGAAACTGAGCTGTTATCTCTGGAAGAAAAAAACCACCAACTTCGTTTGATGCTATCGAATGTTCAGTCTGAAGTAGATGGACTAAAGACCGAACTCAGTGATGAAGACCGCATACGTAGCGAAGTTGAGAAGTTACTCGCGGAAGAGAAAAGAAAGAACGCTGAAATCGAAAAAATGGCGCCAAGTGCCATGGATCAGCTGTTATCTAATGGTTGGCTCGTTGCCGCACTTGCGATTATTCCTGGTTTGTTGCTTGGTCTGATCATTGTAATGCTGTTAGGTCGTCGTTCTAAAAACGATGAGCAGCAACAAACGACTCAAGAACAACCTATTCAGCCGCAACCAAGCAGTGTCGCGCCAATCACCTTAGGTGATGAAATGGACGACCTTGATAACGAACTGTCTCTCGATGATGAATTGTTTGGTACCGAGGATGATGCTAACAAGTTGTTTGACGATGAAGCGCTTGCCCAAGAAGACGATATCTTTGCTGGCTTAGATGACGCTGATTTAGACTTCAACCTAGATGGTGAAGACGATGACCCATTTGCGAGCATCGGAGAAAACGGCGACTTAGACACGAATTTTGATGATCTTGATTTAGACAGCAGCAATGGCATCAGTGTTAATGGCGAAGAGAAAGCTCTTGGCCTTGAAGAGATGGAGCGTGCATTAGACGAAACGGTTGAAAGCGCGCTGGATTCCGATGAAGGGGATTTCGACCTTTCTGATGATAATCCAATGTCTGCCGATGATATCGAAGCTCTACTCGCTCAAGAATCAGCAACGGAAGATCTAGGTTCGAACGAATTAGATCAATCGTTATTGGATGATTTGTTCGCGCTTGATGACGAAGACGATGACAGCTTTGATATCGATGCCTTGATATCTGAAGAACAAAACGATGCGACTCCAGCTATTGGCACGTCAGCGACCGATGACTTCGACATTGATGCTCTTATCTCAGAGCAGCAGGGTAGTTCAGCTTCAACCGATTTAAGCACCGATGATTTTGATATCGATGCCTTAATCTCTGAACAACAAAATCCTGAGCCAGCAGCACCGACAGCCAATGATGATATTGACGATATCTTTGCTCAAGTTGCGGCGCAAAATGAACAAGGTAATGACCCATTTAGCCTTGATAACGATGATGAGATTAGCTCAAGCCTAAATAGCGGCTTAGCGTCTGATGATGACATCGAAAATATTTTGGCTCAGTTTGATCAGCCACTAGAAAACGAAGATGAATCCGCGCTATCTGATCAACCCCAGAGTGCACCAGCAACAGAACAACCGTCACTTGATATCCCTAATCTGGATTTGCTTGATGAGCAACTTGAAGGGGACGACGTTGATTTAAGCAACTTTACCGACCTGCTCGACGAGATGCTGGACAGTGAATCAGACAAAGAGTCTGAAGATGAGCCGCTTGGTTTCGATGCTCTATCTGAGCTGGAAGAGCTTTCAGGTTTGTCGACTGATGATGAGTTGAATATCAGTGAAGACAGCACGGAAACTCTGGATGAATTGATCAGTGATTCGGATGATGACTTTGAGCTCGATGCTGAAAATACCGATTTACTTGATGACTTCCTTGATAGTGAATTGTCAGATAATTCGCTTTCAACGGATGAAGCCGACGCACCGAAAGCGGAATCTTTGGACCCGTTTGATGACTTACTGACAAGCGGTATTGAAGACGAGCTTGAATCAGAAGAACAGGCGTTTGATAAAGAGTTAGATGCTGCCTTAGATTTTGGTAAAGCCAACGATGACCTTGATTCAGACGCTGAGCTTACTCAGTTAACGTCTGAACCATTAGAAGTCGAGCCTGAGCAAGTAACGGACATCAGTGAAACATCACAACTTGAACAAGCTAACGAAGAATCGTTAGAGTCGGAACTGACGCAAGACAGTGCTGATGTTAAACCAGAAAAAGATGAAGACTTTAATCGCGATGATTTTATCGATGATCTATTTGGTGTTGCACCTGCAACGGATGCGCTGCTTGACGATTCACTAGAAACAACAGATGAAGCGTTGATTGATGAGTTGATGTCTTCTGATAGCGACGCATTAGCATCGGTTGAAGAACCAGCTTCAAGTTCTGAAGATCTTGTTTTAGAAGATGAATTCGATTCTTCTTCAGAATCGACCCAAGCCTCTGCAGATGAAGCAATTCCATCGGCTGAAGTAATGTCACCTGATGAAAGCGATGAGTTGGATATAGATTCACTGCTATCTGAAAACTCAATGTCTGACGTTGAAATGCCATCGGATGAAGCTCTAGAGCCCGCTTCAAGCGTACAAAATGAAGTTTCGCCACCGTCTTTAAATGATATTTCCGAAGAAGATGAAGAGACGGTTGAAGATTGGTTAGCTGAAGCTATCGACGATGTAGAGTCTCCAGCGAACATTGACTCTGATTTTGACTTCGAACCTAAAATTCAAGGTAGCGATCAACTCGACGATGTTGTTGAATCCTTGCCAGAGCCAGAGCCAGAGCCAGAGCCAGAGCCAGAGCCAGAGCCAGAGCCAGAGCCAGAGCCAGAGCCAGAGCCAGAGCCAGAGCCAGAGCCAGAGCCAGAGCCAGTTCGTGCAGCGCATATGCCTGAAATCATTCCAAATGAGTTCGGTGTACCAGAAGACGATGATTGGCTGATTGAAGATGACACGGTTCAACAAGAAACATTGGCACAAGCTGATGAAGTAACGGAAGAGCCTGTGGTTCCTACTGTTGAGTCTCTGTTAGATGCTGAACCTCAGTTAGACCATGAACCGCAAGTTGAAACTGCACCACAATCTGAAGTGGCGGAACAAATTGAAACGGTAGAGCAAGAAGGCGAAGAAGGATTCTCTTTTGATGACTTTGAGCTTCCTGAGTTTAACGAAGAAGACGCCTTGGCAGAAGTTGATGCCGAAGTAACACCAGAGCCAGTAGCCCCTGCTGTTGAGTCTCTTTTAGACGCTGAACCTCAGTTAGACCATGAACCGCAAGTTGAAGCTGCACCACAAGCTGAAGTGGCGGAACAAGTTGAAGAGGTAGGGCAAGAAGGCGAATTCTCTTTTGATGACTTTGAGCTGCCTGAGTTTAACGAAGAAGATGCATTAGCTGAGGCTGATACACAAGCTGCGTTAGAGCCTGTGACAACGTCTGTAGACTCTCCAGATAGCCTTGAGCCTGAAGTCAGCGCGTTAGCTCCTGAAGCAAGCGCTGTTACTCAGGATATCAAAGCTGACGAGCCGACAGTTGAATCTGAAGAATTCTCTTTCGATGACTTCGAGCTTCCAGAGTTTGGCGAAGACGATGCGTTAGCGGAAGTGGTTAGCGAACCTGATGAAGCTCAGTTAGAGCAAGATCTATCTGATGGTACAGAGAAGTTTGAGTTCGATGATCTTGACCTACCAGAATACGATGAAGAGAGCGCTAAAGCGGACTCTGTTTTAGATGATATTGAACAAAGCAGTGCAGAGCCGGTAGCGGAAGACCAAGGCGTAGAACTGGATGTGCTTGATCTGCCGGAATACGGTGAAGATGAAGCCATCTCTGATGCGTTTGCTGAAAAGCCAACACCATTAACGTCTTTCAGCCCACAAGGCGAAGAGCAAGACGCGCTACATGACTTGTTCTCAAACCCGCAAAGTTTCAGTCATGCTGATGATTTATCGGATACAAACGGTTTCTCAGATGCAGACGTTTTCGCAGATACAGAAGAGCCTGAACTGGCGACTTTCGGACAACCCGATGAGTTGCCGAGTTCGGCTCCAGAATTAAATTCAGGGCCTGCTGAATCGAACTCAGTGCCAACAACGATGCAAGACGAACCTCTAGAAGGGTTTGATGATTTCGATGAAACAGCGCTGGCTGAGTTACTTTCAGAAGATGTTCAAGACTCTGTCGACAACATGTTCGACAAACCATTGGATGCCACATCGATTGATAGCGCTGGGCTAGATATTGATGCGATGCTTGAAGTCGGTGGTGAAGATTGGAAAGGTTTTAACTTAGCCCCAGAGCAACAATCGAGCATGCACAATGATGTGCCTGATGATCAACAAGAGATTTGGGCGTCAGCCGAGCAACAAGTTGAACCTAAAATCAAAGAAGAGAATTGGGCACAACAAGACAACTTAACCGAATCAGGAAACAGTCGTGATAAGCAGTACATGACGATTGATGAACTGATGGCTCAAGTGGAACAAGAAGGTGAAGACGCGATTAATCCAGATGACGAAGAGTTAAAACTGGATGTTGGCCTTAACGAGTTCCCAGATGTAATCGGTGACATTGGTAATTATGATGTCGACAGCAATGCAGAGGCTGCTGGTAAGCTTGATTTGGCTAAAATCTATATCGAGATGAGCGACTCACAAGGAGCGATCAAGCTCTTAGAGGAAGCGATAGTCGACGGCAGTGATGATATTCGCCGCGAGGCTAAGAATCTTATCGATACGATTAACGGCCGATAA